A section of the Clostridium felsineum DSM 794 genome encodes:
- a CDS encoding YerC/YecD family TrpR-related protein, translated as MSEFKSKLESETLDFLCDAILTLENREECYRFFDDIFTINEIKTIEQRLQVAKMLKEKHTYSDISAETGASTATISRVNRCINYGSDGYNIVLKRLKK; from the coding sequence ATGTCTGAGTTTAAATCAAAATTAGAAAGCGAAACTCTAGATTTTTTATGTGACGCTATATTAACATTAGAAAATAGAGAAGAGTGCTATAGGTTTTTTGATGATATTTTTACCATAAACGAAATTAAAACTATAGAACAAAGGCTTCAAGTAGCTAAGATGCTTAAAGAAAAACATACATATTCAGATATTTCAGCTGAAACAGGAGCTAGTACTGCAACTATAAGTAGAGTAAATAGGTGCATTAATTATGGAAGCGATGGATATAATATAGTTTTAAAAAGATTAAAAAAATAG
- the pcrA gene encoding DNA helicase PcrA, whose amino-acid sequence MDLKKLLNEEQYKAATKVDGPILILAGAGSGKTRVLTYRIAHMVKDLQIYPSQILAITFTNKAAKEMKDRVKALIGGNEIDNMWISTFHSCCVRILRREIDKIGYTKNFTIYDSDDQKVLMRECIKQIGINEKDITEKEIISKIGAAKDRLISANQYKNQNSNNFKLNKIADVYLLYQKKLKENNALDFDDLIFKTVELFNKAPDVLAFYQRKFKYIMIDEYQDTNKSQYEFARLLAMANKNLCVVGDDDQCIYGWRGADIRNILNFEKDYKDAVIIKLEENYRSKGNILKAANVVIKNNPHEHLKSLRTRSEDGAKINVYRGETDLDEANFAAFKINSEIKEKKREFKDFAILYRTNAQSRVFEDIFIKRNIPYRIIGGLKFYDRKEIKDLMAYLKLIGNPLDNVSLKRIINVPKRSIGQTTVGKLQQFSDEVEESLYDVLLDVDNVPGIPKRALSSIKEFTGIITSFIRRKDEISVSILIKEILEQTGYLSELKASEDIQDKARIENIEELVNAAVDFEENSDDKSLAAFLEKTALVADVDNYNEDADTVVMMTVHSAKGLEFPVVFMAGMENGIFPGMSSFNNEYEMEESRRLAYVGITRAKEKLYMTSAKLRRVFGRTQAFEESDFINEIDENLKEYVSLEGDSRRKKDTTGLFTTINSDIPPKNSAFSNFMSKNGFNANGVIKKTVQAAKKEIRTLSEEEAVKGAKVVHMKFGKGTIITTSKTGGHMNLTIAFENMGIKNLRLDMAPLQLL is encoded by the coding sequence ATGGATTTAAAGAAACTGCTTAATGAAGAACAATATAAAGCTGCTACAAAGGTGGATGGACCTATTTTAATACTAGCAGGAGCAGGAAGTGGAAAGACTAGAGTACTTACATACAGGATAGCGCATATGGTTAAAGATCTTCAAATTTATCCATCTCAAATTTTAGCTATAACATTTACAAATAAGGCAGCTAAAGAAATGAAAGACAGAGTTAAAGCGCTTATTGGTGGAAATGAGATTGATAACATGTGGATATCTACTTTTCACTCTTGTTGTGTAAGGATACTTAGAAGAGAAATTGATAAGATTGGATATACTAAAAATTTTACTATATACGATAGTGATGATCAAAAGGTTCTAATGAGAGAATGTATAAAACAAATTGGAATAAATGAAAAAGATATAACGGAAAAAGAAATAATATCTAAAATAGGAGCTGCTAAAGACAGGCTTATATCTGCAAACCAATATAAGAACCAGAATTCAAATAATTTTAAGCTTAATAAAATAGCAGATGTGTATCTTCTTTACCAGAAAAAACTTAAAGAAAATAATGCTCTTGATTTTGATGACCTTATATTCAAAACAGTAGAGTTATTTAATAAAGCACCAGATGTTTTGGCTTTTTATCAGAGGAAATTTAAGTACATAATGATAGATGAGTATCAAGACACCAATAAATCTCAATATGAATTTGCAAGACTGTTAGCCATGGCAAATAAAAATTTATGTGTTGTTGGAGACGATGATCAGTGTATATATGGTTGGAGAGGTGCAGATATAAGAAATATACTCAATTTTGAGAAAGATTATAAGGATGCTGTAATAATAAAGCTTGAGGAAAACTACAGATCAAAGGGTAATATACTTAAAGCAGCCAATGTAGTTATAAAGAACAATCCACATGAACATTTGAAAAGCCTTAGGACAAGAAGTGAGGACGGAGCAAAAATCAATGTATACAGAGGAGAAACTGATCTTGATGAGGCTAATTTCGCAGCGTTTAAAATAAATAGTGAAATAAAAGAAAAGAAGCGTGAATTTAAGGATTTTGCAATATTATATAGGACAAATGCTCAATCACGTGTTTTCGAAGATATTTTTATAAAAAGGAACATACCGTATAGAATTATTGGTGGACTTAAGTTTTATGATAGAAAAGAAATAAAGGATTTAATGGCATATCTTAAGCTTATAGGAAATCCACTTGATAATGTTAGTCTTAAAAGAATAATAAATGTACCTAAAAGAAGTATAGGACAGACAACTGTAGGAAAATTACAGCAATTTTCAGATGAGGTTGAAGAGTCTTTATATGATGTGCTTTTAGATGTAGATAATGTGCCTGGTATACCTAAAAGAGCGCTTTCTTCAATTAAAGAATTTACAGGAATTATAACAAGTTTTATAAGAAGAAAAGATGAGATAAGTGTATCGATTTTAATAAAAGAAATATTAGAACAAACAGGATATTTAAGTGAACTAAAGGCATCAGAAGATATTCAAGATAAGGCTAGAATAGAAAATATAGAAGAATTAGTAAATGCCGCAGTTGATTTTGAAGAAAATTCTGATGATAAGAGTTTAGCAGCCTTTTTGGAAAAAACAGCACTTGTAGCAGATGTTGATAACTACAATGAAGATGCTGATACAGTAGTAATGATGACAGTTCACAGTGCCAAGGGATTAGAGTTTCCTGTTGTTTTTATGGCAGGTATGGAAAATGGTATATTCCCAGGAATGTCTTCCTTTAATAACGAGTATGAAATGGAAGAGTCAAGAAGACTTGCTTATGTTGGAATAACTCGTGCAAAAGAAAAACTGTATATGACTTCAGCTAAGCTTAGAAGGGTATTTGGAAGAACTCAGGCATTTGAAGAATCTGATTTTATAAATGAAATAGACGAAAATTTAAAAGAATATGTAAGTCTAGAGGGAGATAGTAGGAGGAAAAAGGATACTACGGGATTATTTACTACTATAAATAGTGATATACCACCTAAAAATTCCGCTTTTTCTAACTTTATGTCAAAAAACGGTTTTAATGCAAATGGTGTGATTAAAAAAACAGTGCAGGCAGCGAAAAAAGAAATTAGAACTTTAAGTGAAGAAGAGGCGGTAAAGGGAGCAAAGGTAGTTCATATGAAATTTGGTAAGGGTACAATAATAACCACAAGTAAAACAGGTGGACATATGAATTTAACAATAGCTTTTGAAAATATGGGAATTAAAAATTTGAGACTTGATATGGCACCGCTTCAGCTTCTATAG
- the ligA gene encoding NAD-dependent DNA ligase LigA: MNEKSIDISRMQELIEELNKYSYSYYVLDDPIIADKEYDKKYDELVKLEEKTGITYPYSPTNRVGDIVLKQFEKYTHKGRLWSLDKAQSIEEIIDWHNRNKKALNEYNSTHEDKLPELKYVLTKKFDGLTINCTYDESGVMIKAATRGTGSIGEDITSQAKTIKSIPLKIENGAVIEVHGEAIMTKGAFENYNRNAEVPLKNLRNGAAGALRNLNVRETARRNLSAFFYDVGYNEGEGFKSYIEMMNFIKDMGFPVDEYISECSDIEEIKKEIEYVGSIRSSLDYDIDGVVIVIDDFKTRDYLGYTVKFPKWAIAYKFEAEEATTKLIDVEWNVGRSGRVSPTAILEPVELAGVMVKRATLNNMDDIKRKKVKKGARVFVRRSNDVIPEIMGIVESEEVTEEIEAPTICPSCGSEIVKEGVHLFCENTLSCKPQMVKSIVHFASREAMNIEGFSEKTAEQLFEKLNIKSISDLYRIKKEELLSLDKFKDKKASNLINAIEKSKECDLASFIYSLGIPNVGKKTATDLCKQFKSFENIKKASYDELILVQDIGSIVAESIVEFFKQEKIEKSLNELFELGVKPFYEESEVSESVFNGKTVVATGSLENYSRTEIKEKLESLGAKVAGSVSKKTDYVIAGENAGSKYDKAVTLGVKILTEEEFEELINNM, encoded by the coding sequence ATGAACGAAAAAAGTATAGATATTTCAAGAATGCAGGAACTTATAGAAGAATTAAATAAATATTCATATAGCTATTATGTACTTGATGATCCAATTATAGCTGATAAGGAATACGATAAAAAGTATGATGAACTTGTAAAGCTAGAGGAGAAAACAGGAATTACTTATCCATATTCACCTACCAATAGGGTTGGTGATATAGTTTTAAAGCAGTTTGAAAAGTATACACATAAAGGCAGACTTTGGAGTCTTGATAAGGCGCAAAGTATTGAAGAAATCATTGATTGGCATAATAGGAATAAAAAAGCCCTCAATGAATATAATAGTACTCATGAGGATAAGCTTCCGGAGCTTAAATATGTTTTGACTAAAAAGTTTGATGGACTTACTATAAACTGCACTTATGATGAAAGTGGCGTTATGATAAAGGCTGCGACACGTGGAACTGGATCTATAGGTGAGGACATAACTAGTCAAGCTAAAACTATAAAATCCATACCACTTAAAATAGAAAATGGAGCAGTTATTGAAGTACACGGAGAAGCAATAATGACTAAAGGTGCTTTCGAAAATTACAATAGAAATGCAGAAGTACCCCTCAAAAACTTAAGAAATGGTGCAGCAGGAGCACTAAGGAATTTAAATGTACGTGAAACTGCACGAAGAAATTTATCAGCCTTTTTTTATGATGTTGGATACAATGAAGGTGAAGGTTTTAAATCCTATATAGAAATGATGAATTTTATAAAAGACATGGGATTTCCAGTTGATGAGTACATAAGTGAGTGCAGTGATATTGAAGAAATAAAAAAGGAAATTGAATATGTAGGAAGCATAAGAAGTAGCTTGGATTATGATATAGATGGTGTTGTTATTGTAATCGATGATTTTAAGACAAGAGACTATCTTGGATATACTGTGAAATTTCCTAAGTGGGCAATAGCTTATAAATTTGAAGCAGAAGAAGCGACTACAAAGCTAATAGATGTGGAATGGAATGTTGGAAGAAGTGGAAGAGTTAGTCCTACAGCTATTCTAGAACCTGTAGAATTAGCAGGAGTAATGGTTAAGAGAGCTACTTTAAATAATATGGATGACATAAAAAGAAAAAAGGTTAAAAAAGGGGCTAGAGTATTTGTAAGAAGATCTAATGATGTAATACCTGAGATTATGGGAATAGTAGAAAGTGAAGAGGTTACGGAAGAAATAGAAGCACCAACAATATGTCCATCCTGCGGTAGTGAAATTGTAAAAGAGGGTGTACATTTATTTTGTGAGAATACCTTGTCTTGCAAACCTCAAATGGTTAAGAGTATAGTTCATTTTGCAAGTAGAGAAGCTATGAACATAGAAGGCTTTAGTGAAAAAACCGCAGAGCAGTTGTTTGAAAAGCTAAATATAAAAAGTATATCCGATTTATATAGGATAAAAAAAGAAGAACTGCTGTCACTCGATAAATTTAAAGATAAAAAGGCAAGCAATCTTATAAATGCTATAGAGAAAAGTAAAGAATGTGATCTTGCTTCCTTTATATATTCATTAGGTATACCAAATGTAGGTAAAAAAACAGCAACGGATTTATGTAAGCAATTTAAAAGCTTTGAAAATATAAAGAAAGCTTCTTATGATGAACTTATTTTAGTTCAAGATATAGGTTCTATTGTGGCAGAAAGTATTGTTGAATTTTTTAAGCAAGAAAAGATAGAAAAAAGTCTTAATGAATTATTTGAACTTGGAGTAAAGCCATTCTATGAGGAAAGTGAAGTTTCCGAAAGTGTATTTAATGGTAAAACTGTAGTTGCAACAGGAAGTCTTGAGAATTATAGTAGAACAGAGATAAAGGAAAAGTTGGAAAGTCTTGGTGCTAAGGTTGCTGGAAGTGTTAGTAAAAAAACTGATTATGTAATAGCAGGTGAAAATGCAGGATCTAAGTATGATAAAGCTGTAACACTTGGAGTTAAAATATTAACTGAAGAAGAGTTTGAAGAATTAATAAATAATATGTAA
- the gatC gene encoding Asp-tRNA(Asn)/Glu-tRNA(Gln) amidotransferase subunit GatC has translation MSVSKKDVEYVAELARLSFSEDEKEGLMKDLNSILLYVDKLSELNTDNVDIIVNPYYIENKFREDEVEESMDLKDVIKNAPKNLEEYIVVPKVID, from the coding sequence ATGTCTGTTTCTAAAAAAGATGTTGAATATGTTGCAGAACTTGCGAGACTTAGCTTTAGTGAAGATGAAAAAGAAGGACTTATGAAGGATCTTAACAGTATACTTTTATATGTTGATAAATTAAGTGAACTCAATACTGATAATGTAGATATAATTGTTAATCCATATTATATTGAAAATAAATTTAGAGAAGACGAAGTAGAGGAATCTATGGATTTAAAGGATGTTATTAAAAATGCTCCTAAAAATCTTGAAGAATACATAGTAGTACCTAAGGTAATAGATTAA
- the gatA gene encoding Asp-tRNA(Asn)/Glu-tRNA(Gln) amidotransferase subunit GatA, with the protein MKLYKLKAHELKDMISKKEVKVEEVTNSFINRIDEVDERVNAFLYVAKEEALIAARELDKKIENGEKLGGLSGVPVAVKDNISVKNMQNTCASKILEGYVAPYDATVTEKLKENSGVIIGKANMDEFAMGSSTENSAYKISKNPWDLERVPGGSSGGSAASVASLEAPIALGTETGGSVRQPASFCGLVGLKPTYGRISRYGVVAFGSTLDQVGMFARDVEDCALLTQNIAGLDKKDFTTVDTPVQDYSKSLSKDLRGRKIGIPKEFFEDGLDEEVRKAVKEAIKVFEENGAEVKECSLPLSDYALATYYIVSSAEASSNLARFDGVRYGYRSLEAENPLDLYIKSRSEGFGKEAKRRIMLGTYVLSKGYYDAYYKKALKVRNLIKNDFEKNFKEFDAIITPTTPTPAFKIGEKIKDVLSMYMSDIYTVPVNIAGIPSISLPCGFVSGLPIGLQIMGNYFKEDTLFNLAYSYEQSTSWHAKIANV; encoded by the coding sequence ATGAAGCTGTATAAGCTAAAAGCGCATGAGCTTAAAGATATGATTTCAAAAAAGGAAGTCAAAGTTGAAGAAGTTACAAATTCCTTTATTAATAGAATAGATGAAGTGGATGAGAGAGTAAATGCTTTTTTATATGTAGCAAAAGAGGAAGCTTTGATTGCAGCAAGAGAATTAGATAAAAAAATTGAAAATGGAGAAAAATTAGGTGGGCTTTCAGGAGTACCTGTAGCTGTAAAAGATAATATAAGTGTAAAAAATATGCAAAATACATGTGCATCAAAGATACTTGAAGGATATGTGGCCCCCTATGATGCTACTGTGACAGAAAAATTAAAGGAAAATAGTGGTGTTATAATAGGAAAAGCAAATATGGATGAGTTTGCTATGGGTTCATCCACAGAAAATAGTGCCTATAAAATATCAAAAAACCCATGGGATTTAGAAAGAGTACCAGGTGGCTCTTCAGGTGGTTCAGCAGCTTCGGTAGCATCTCTTGAAGCGCCAATAGCGCTTGGAACGGAGACAGGAGGTTCTGTAAGGCAACCAGCTTCTTTTTGTGGCCTTGTTGGATTAAAACCAACCTATGGAAGAATATCAAGGTATGGAGTTGTTGCTTTTGGATCTACTTTAGATCAAGTTGGAATGTTTGCAAGAGATGTAGAAGATTGTGCACTTTTAACACAAAATATAGCAGGTTTAGATAAAAAAGATTTTACAACTGTAGATACTCCAGTTCAGGATTATTCTAAGAGTTTGAGCAAAGACTTAAGAGGCAGAAAAATAGGTATACCTAAGGAGTTTTTTGAAGATGGCTTAGACGAAGAGGTTAGAAAAGCAGTTAAAGAAGCCATAAAGGTTTTTGAGGAAAATGGAGCTGAGGTCAAAGAGTGTTCACTTCCATTATCAGATTATGCACTTGCTACTTATTATATAGTTTCATCAGCAGAAGCTTCATCTAATCTTGCTAGATTCGATGGTGTAAGATACGGTTATAGAAGTTTAGAGGCTGAAAATCCTTTGGACTTATATATTAAATCTAGAAGCGAAGGTTTTGGAAAAGAAGCAAAAAGAAGAATTATGCTTGGTACATATGTACTTTCAAAGGGGTATTATGATGCATATTACAAAAAAGCTTTGAAGGTTAGAAATTTAATTAAAAATGACTTTGAGAAAAACTTCAAAGAATTTGATGCAATTATTACACCAACAACTCCTACACCAGCATTTAAAATAGGCGAAAAGATAAAAGATGTACTCTCAATGTATATGTCTGATATTTATACAGTGCCAGTAAATATAGCGGGAATTCCTTCTATATCATTGCCTTGTGGTTTTGTTTCGGGACTTCCAATTGGTCTTCAAATAATGGGAAATTATTTTAAAGAAGATACGTTATTTAATTTAGCTTATAGTTATGAACAATCGACTTCATGGCATGCAAAGATTGCAAATGTATAA
- the gatB gene encoding Asp-tRNA(Asn)/Glu-tRNA(Gln) amidotransferase subunit GatB has translation MEYEIVIGLEVHAELATKTKMYCGCTAEFGGQPNTHVCPVCMGLPGALPHINKKAVDYGIKAGLALNCSITHIGRMDRKHIFYPDNSRNYQITQDELPLCTNGYIEIELEDESRKRIGIERIHIEEDAGKLLHTNAGTLVDFNRCGVPLAEIVSKPDMRSAKEAVAYLEELKSILSCVGVSDCKMEEGSLRCDANISVMEKGSEKFGVRTEIKNMNSFKAVEKALNYEYERHIKAIESGEKLTQETRRWDDTKNETAPMRSKEEANDYRYFPEGDLVTLNIDEQWIENIRKTIPELPKHKRERFVKEFGIPKYDASVLTLTMSMANFFEETAKISGDAKSASNWLMSDISKIMKENYVWIEDLKFTPKDLAELIKLINEGTISNAIGKKVIVRMFEEGKSPKDIIEEEGLVQNSNEDEILNVVKEILSENDKSIEDYKNGKKRVVGFLVGLVMKKTKGKANPKIVNKLVMDELNK, from the coding sequence ATGGAATACGAAATTGTTATAGGTCTTGAAGTGCATGCAGAATTAGCAACAAAAACAAAAATGTATTGTGGGTGTACTGCTGAGTTTGGAGGACAGCCTAATACACATGTTTGTCCTGTATGTATGGGTCTTCCGGGTGCACTTCCTCATATAAATAAAAAAGCAGTTGACTATGGTATTAAAGCTGGTTTAGCGTTAAATTGTTCAATAACTCATATTGGAAGAATGGATAGAAAGCATATTTTTTATCCTGATAACTCTAGAAATTATCAAATAACTCAAGATGAACTTCCTTTATGTACAAATGGTTATATAGAAATAGAGCTTGAAGACGAATCGAGAAAAAGAATTGGAATCGAGAGAATACATATAGAGGAAGATGCTGGAAAACTACTTCATACAAATGCGGGGACTTTAGTGGATTTTAATAGATGCGGAGTTCCGCTTGCAGAAATAGTTTCAAAGCCAGATATGCGAAGCGCTAAAGAGGCTGTGGCTTATCTAGAAGAATTAAAGAGCATACTTTCATGTGTAGGTGTATCAGATTGTAAAATGGAAGAAGGATCACTTAGATGTGATGCTAATATTTCCGTAATGGAAAAAGGTTCTGAAAAGTTTGGTGTTAGAACGGAAATAAAAAATATGAACTCCTTTAAAGCGGTTGAAAAAGCTCTTAACTATGAATATGAGAGACATATAAAAGCTATAGAAAGTGGGGAGAAGTTAACTCAGGAAACAAGAAGATGGGATGATACTAAAAACGAAACAGCACCAATGAGAAGTAAAGAAGAAGCCAATGATTATAGATATTTCCCAGAAGGAGATCTTGTAACTTTAAATATAGATGAGCAGTGGATAGAGAATATAAGAAAAACTATACCTGAACTTCCAAAGCATAAGAGAGAAAGATTTGTAAAAGAGTTTGGTATACCAAAGTATGATGCATCAGTCCTGACACTTACTATGTCTATGGCTAATTTTTTTGAGGAAACCGCAAAAATTAGTGGAGACGCTAAATCTGCATCAAATTGGCTTATGAGCGATATTTCAAAGATAATGAAAGAAAACTATGTATGGATTGAAGATTTGAAATTCACACCTAAAGATCTTGCAGAGCTTATAAAACTTATAAATGAGGGAACTATTTCTAATGCTATAGGAAAAAAAGTTATTGTAAGGATGTTTGAGGAAGGTAAATCACCTAAGGATATTATTGAAGAAGAGGGTCTTGTACAAAACAGTAATGAGGATGAAATACTAAATGTAGTCAAAGAGATTTTAAGTGAAAATGATAAATCTATAGAGGATTATAAGAATGGAAAGAAGAGGGTTGTTGGATTCTTGGTAGGTCTAGTTATGAAAAAGACAAAAGGCAAAGCAAACCCTAAAATAGTTAACAAGTTAGTGATGGATGAATTAAATAAGTAA
- a CDS encoding ABC transporter substrate-binding protein has protein sequence MKKFFRVCAIFFLICLILSGCVEKKEAETKVSSKENYLVYDIGEIPEDLYSINTKNTKNDEVLSMLFSGLVSEDYNTMEIKPALADTWTLSPDKLQYTFHIREGAKWSSGEDITAYDVYDFFKQILSSSNGKFYAYDLKSIYGIDNYISGKTPFEGVAISVENDNVLKIRLNSPCSYFLKKLTQPIYYIRKMDNNLKNWSKNYNEIKYSGPYKISGILNNTALLEENSNFFSKETNSMKKFKLKYHYNEKEVSAYTTADFENAKNIDVFSNPTLSEVPRLKAKGQIDMFKTWDTIAFYFNMNNSSIAGDINFRKAMTYLIDRNKILNSISNDFAVSENTFVPAELFNAGKCEDIFRDYDMNLAFQSLDKSGYSFGKKVTLIYKENTLNRELCENFVYEVNKTLQEQNRSKIDFDVKAYSGKALDNVISKGKYDIYLGDYNIWYNSAVSFFDMWDSRSPLNVNYKNNVYDDYIYSLHNVDSDSDNILKKMEEQLANDLPVVPVALKKDIVCRRNSLTGLKENRYGELMINFLR, from the coding sequence ATGAAGAAATTTTTTAGAGTATGTGCTATTTTTTTTCTCATTTGCTTAATTCTAAGTGGATGTGTTGAGAAAAAAGAAGCAGAAACTAAGGTATCAAGCAAAGAAAATTATTTGGTATATGATATTGGAGAAATTCCAGAGGATTTATACTCCATAAATACTAAAAATACTAAGAATGATGAGGTTCTTAGTATGCTATTTAGTGGTCTTGTTAGCGAAGATTATAACACAATGGAAATAAAGCCAGCTTTAGCAGATACGTGGACTTTATCGCCAGATAAACTTCAATATACCTTTCATATACGTGAAGGTGCTAAGTGGAGTAGTGGTGAAGATATAACCGCATATGATGTGTATGATTTCTTTAAACAAATACTATCAAGCTCTAATGGGAAATTCTATGCGTATGATTTAAAAAGTATATATGGTATTGATAATTATATTAGTGGAAAAACACCATTTGAAGGAGTAGCTATAAGTGTTGAAAATGATAATGTATTAAAAATAAGACTTAATTCACCATGTAGTTATTTTTTAAAGAAGTTGACACAACCTATATATTACATAAGAAAAATGGATAATAATCTAAAGAATTGGAGTAAAAATTATAACGAAATAAAGTATTCTGGACCGTACAAAATATCTGGAATTTTAAACAATACAGCATTACTTGAAGAAAATAGTAATTTCTTTTCAAAGGAAACAAATAGTATGAAAAAATTCAAACTAAAATATCACTATAATGAAAAAGAAGTAAGTGCATATACTACTGCAGATTTTGAAAATGCTAAAAATATAGATGTGTTTTCTAATCCTACACTTAGTGAGGTGCCAAGATTAAAGGCTAAAGGACAAATAGATATGTTCAAAACTTGGGATACTATTGCATTTTATTTTAACATGAATAATTCTAGTATAGCTGGTGATATTAATTTTAGAAAGGCTATGACATATTTAATTGATAGAAATAAAATTTTAAATTCTATATCTAATGATTTTGCTGTGAGTGAAAACACTTTTGTGCCAGCTGAACTTTTTAATGCAGGAAAATGTGAAGACATATTTAGAGATTATGATATGAATTTAGCATTTCAAAGTCTTGATAAGAGTGGTTATAGTTTTGGTAAAAAAGTTACGTTAATTTATAAAGAAAATACACTAAACAGGGAGTTGTGTGAAAATTTTGTTTATGAAGTAAATAAGACGTTACAAGAGCAAAATAGAAGTAAAATAGATTTTGATGTGAAGGCATATTCAGGAAAAGCACTTGATAATGTAATAAGTAAAGGTAAATATGATATTTACCTTGGCGATTATAACATATGGTATAACAGTGCTGTAAGTTTCTTTGATATGTGGGATTCAAGATCACCGTTAAATGTAAATTATAAAAATAATGTTTATGATGATTATATCTATTCTCTTCACAATGTAGATAGTGATAGTGATAATATTTTAAAAAAAATGGAAGAACAGTTGGCAAATGACTTGCCAGTAGTGCCAGTAGCTTTAAAGAAAGATATTGTATGTAGAAGAAATAGTTTAACAGGGCTAAAGGAAAATAGATATGGAGAACTAATGATAAATTTTTTGAGATAA
- a CDS encoding XTP/dITP diphosphatase, which produces MKKIIIASNNQNKVEEIRNILKDFKFNIVSLKDENINIEVEEDGKTFMENAFKKAYEIYKVREDCMVMADDSGLSVDILDGKPGIYSARFAGIHGDDKKNNEKLLSCLKGIPFEKRSAKFLCSIVLIVNNQKTIKVEGSIEGFITDKEIGHNGFGYDPLFYIPELKKTAAELTKDEKNSISHRAIALKNLCQEIRRLNWGE; this is translated from the coding sequence GTGAAAAAAATAATTATTGCAAGTAATAACCAAAATAAAGTAGAGGAGATAAGGAATATATTAAAAGATTTTAAATTTAATATAGTATCTCTTAAAGATGAAAACATAAATATTGAAGTAGAAGAGGATGGAAAAACATTTATGGAAAATGCTTTTAAAAAAGCATATGAAATATATAAGGTTAGAGAGGATTGTATGGTTATGGCAGATGATTCAGGACTTTCAGTAGATATTTTAGATGGAAAGCCAGGAATATATTCTGCTAGATTTGCAGGAATACATGGAGATGATAAAAAAAACAATGAAAAATTACTTTCATGTTTAAAGGGAATTCCTTTTGAAAAAAGAAGTGCAAAGTTTTTATGTTCTATTGTTTTGATTGTAAATAACCAAAAAACAATAAAAGTAGAAGGTAGTATTGAAGGATTTATAACAGATAAGGAAATTGGACACAATGGTTTTGGATATGATCCCTTATTTTACATACCAGAATTAAAGAAAACCGCAGCGGAGCTTACAAAAGATGAGAAAAATTCAATAAGCCATAGAGCAATTGCGCTTAAAAATTTGTGTCAAGAGATAAGAAGGTTAAATTGGGGGGAATAA
- a CDS encoding metallophosphoesterase, whose product MLIAVMSDTHMSNEHIKRACDSLKMSHADIVIHLGDNVQDIEEIKKYYKGEIIYIKGNCDYTNVPAEKTFSLEKKRFFITHGDRYAVKYNTMKLEYRAKELEADIVLFGHTHISKIDFNDGIWYINPGSVSYPRNGCNSLAYIDIVDGKIHAKIKKI is encoded by the coding sequence ATGCTTATAGCAGTTATGAGTGACACACATATGTCAAATGAGCATATAAAGAGGGCGTGTGACAGTTTGAAAATGTCACATGCAGATATTGTTATACATTTAGGAGATAATGTTCAAGATATAGAAGAGATTAAAAAGTACTATAAAGGCGAAATAATATATATTAAAGGAAATTGTGATTATACAAATGTACCAGCTGAAAAAACTTTTTCGTTAGAGAAAAAAAGATTTTTTATAACACATGGAGATAGGTATGCGGTTAAATATAATACTATGAAATTAGAGTATAGAGCAAAAGAATTAGAGGCGGATATAGTATTATTTGGTCATACTCATATATCGAAAATTGATTTTAATGATGGAATTTGGTACATAAATCCGGGAAGTGTATCATACCCCAGAAATGGTTGCAATAGCTTGGCTTACATAGATATTGTTGATGGTAAAATACATGCAAAAATAAAAAAAATATAA